One window from the genome of Electrophorus electricus isolate fEleEle1 chromosome 5 unlocalized genomic scaffold, fEleEle1.pri SUPER_5_unloc_4, whole genome shotgun sequence encodes:
- the LOC113568997 gene encoding NLR family CARD domain-containing protein 3-like: MGSERAVNPAPSCVSMKSDWSMEPPPLFSSEPVTSVLRDQKKPVNISKEKLESVFKELEDKIISLVKNELKRFKNLLSSDYPACTERQVEDEEDQSSVREGALEITLHVLRKMNQKDLANTLLSKLAPGCHRKLKSKLREKCQRIHEGISQQGTTTLLNEIYTELYITEGGSGEVSNEHEVRQIETASRRPATQEIPIKCSDIFRPLPGQDKAIRTVLTKGVAGIGKTVSVQKFILDWSEGNVNQDVLLIFPLPFRELNLLKEKKFSLVELLHCFFPETCELKPKHYTSYKILFIFDGLDECRLPLDFQNNERLWDVTESTSVDVLLTNLIKGNLLPSALLWITSRPAAANQIPPECVDQVTEVRGFSEPQKEEYFRKRISDQGLANRIITHMKSSKSLYIMCHIPVFCWIAATVLARMLGEAESGEIPNTLTQMFTHFLIFQLRHKDQKYGQSMKGQKRPTYPRYMREHVLALGKLAFQQLEKGNLIFYEEDLRNSGIDVREMTVYSGMCTQIFREEFELQLGKVFSFVHLSVQEFLAALYVFISFISTNTNVLQQKHPGYFSIFKTPMSVFLNSAVDKALTSQNGHLDLFLRFLLGLSLESNQTLLRGLLTQTGSSSHSKEETVKYIKDKISDSPSTEKSINLFHCLNELNDHSLVQEVQTYLSRGGNSSLHGARLSPAQWSALVFVLLNSEEELDEFDLRKYDPSEECLLRLLPMVKASRKAILSGCGLTEESCKSLTSVLQTENSLRELEMNNNDLQNSGVEQLCAGLKSSHCKLEILRLSGCGLNEESCKSLTSVLQTENSLRELEMNNNDLQNSGVEQLCAGLKSSHCKLEILSKKTAEERKDRRA, from the exons atggggagtgagagagcagtaaatccagcacccagctgtgtgtctatgaagagtgactGGTCCATGGAGCCTCCTCCTCTATTCAGCAGTGAACCTGTGACCTCAGTCCTAcg tGACCAGAAGAAGcctgtaaacatttctaaagaaaagCTGGAGTCAGTATTcaag gagctggaggacaaaatCATCTCTCTGGTGAAGAATGAGCTGAAGAGATTTAAGAATCTACTGAGCTcagattacccagcatgcactgagagacaggtggaggatgaggaggatcagagcagtgtcagagagggGGCGCTGGAGATCACACTGCACGTCCTGAGGAAGATGAACCAGAAAGACCTCGCTAACACACTACTGAGCA AACTGGCCCCTGGTTGCCACAGAAAGCTCaaatccaaactgagggaaaaatgTCAGAGGATTCATGAAGGAATCTCACAGCAGGGAACCACAACActtctgaatgagatctacactgagctctacatcacagagggagggagtggagaggtcagTAATGagcatgaggtgagacagattgagacagcatccaggagaccagCAACACAGGAGATACCCATCAAATGCAGTGACATCTTTAGACCCTTACCAGGACAAGACAAAGCCATCAGAACtgtgctgactaaaggagtGGCTGGAATTGGCAAAACggtctctgtgcagaagttcataCTGGACTGGTCTGAAGGAAATGTAAATCAGGATGTTCTCTTAATATTCCCACTTCCttttagggagctgaatttgctgaaggaaaaaaagttcAGTCTGGTGGAGCTTCTTCATTGCTTTTTCCCAGAAACATGTGAATTAAAACCTAAACATTATACCAGCTACAAAATtctgttcatctttgatggtctggatgagtgtAGACTTCCTCTAGATTTCCAGAACAATGAGAGATTGTGGGATGTAACAGAGTCGACCTCAGtggatgtgctgctgacaaacctcatcaaggggaatctgcttccctctgctctcctctggataacctctcgaccagcagcagccaatcagatccctcctgagtgtgttgaccaGGTAACAGAGGTAAGAGGGTTCAGTGAACCACAGAAAGAGGAatatttcaggaagagaatcagtgatcagggcctggccaatagaatcatcacacacatgaagtcGTCAAAAAGCCTCtacatcatgtgccacattccagtcttctgttggattgcagccactGTTTTAGCGAGAATGTTGGGTgaagcagagagtggagagatcCCCAACACTCTGActcagatgttcacacacttcctgatctttcagcTCAGACACAAGGATCAAAAGTATGGACAAAGTATGAAAGGACAAAAACGTCCCACTTACCCACGTTACATGAGAGAACATGTTttggcactgggaaaactggctttccaacagctagaaaaaggcaacctgatcttctatgaggaagacctgagaaACAGTGGCATAGATGTCAGAGAAATGACAGTGTATTCAGGAATGTGCACTCAGATTTTCAGAGAGGAGTTTGAGCTACAGCTGGGGAAGGTGTTCAGCTTTGTACATCTGAgtgttcaggagtttctggctgctttatatgtgtttatttccttcatcTCCACCAACACCAATGTGCTACAACAGAAACACCCTGgatatttcagtattttcaaaaccccaatgtctgtcttcctcaacagtgcagtggacaaggccttaacgagtcaaaatggacacctggaccttttccttcgcttccttctgggtctctcactggagtccaatcagactctcttacgaggcctactgacacagacaggaagcagctctcacagcaaagaggaaacagtcaaGTACATCAAGGACAAGATCAGTGACAGTCCCTCTacagagaaatccatcaatctgttccactgtctgaatgaactgaatgatcatTCTCTAGTGCAGGAAGTCCAAACATACCTGAGCAGAGGAGGTAACAGTAGTCTCCATGGAGCCAGActgtctcctgctcagtggtcagctctggtgtttgtgttgctgaactctgaagaggagctggatgagtttgacctgaggaaatatgacccatcagaggaatgtctactgagactgctgccaatggtcaaagcatccagaaaagccat actatctggctgtggtctcacggaagagtcttgcaaatctctcacatcagttctacaaacagaaaactcactgagagagctggagatgaataataatgacctgcagaattcaggagtggagcagctctgtgctggactgaagagttcacactgtaaactggagattctcag actatctggctgtggtctcaatgaagagtcttgcaaatctctcacatcagttctacaaacagaaaactcactgagagagctggagatgaataataatgacctgcagaattcaggagtggagcagctctgtgctggactgaagagttcacactgtaaactggagattctcag taagaagacagcagaagagagaaaagacagaagagctTGA